CTGTTGGTTacaattacaaacccaaaaacCTTCATCAACATTTGAAGGAAGAAAGAATTGAATTTCAACTATTCGTCCCATAGTACAATCTTATTACATAGCATGCATCAGAAAGCACCTGGACTTTGAAAGTTAGGTATAATACTGGTGACCTAAATAGTAATCAGAAGAAATAAATAGTTCcaacattaaaaatatactaaCAAATTGAACATGTGCTCAATCATTGAAAGAAAACCACTTGAAATTCTTTGGccaaacataaacttcaaagaaaatGCCTATTGAATGCTATTATGAAGTTCtgcataaaaaatcaaataatagactACCTATCCCGCTGCCCAGCATCTTCTCTGCTTTGGATTGTTCATTAAAATTTCCGTATTTCGTGTAAAATGAGTCATTGGCTAAATGAGAGAATGATTGAATCGTTAACTTGATACCATCCTGTATTATCAGcaacaagaaacaaaaaagacGTCAAACTTTCAGATAGAAAAAAAGCTAGCAGTCTCTGTGCAGGATCTTGAAAAACTATTTCCAGGTAATCAGAAAACGAGAAGTAACAGTCTTCGAATCAAACACTTCTATGTGCTAAATTCAATCAGCTAGAGTTTGAACCTAACATTAATTATCTCTTAAGGTGGGACGGAATGTAAGAAGAGTGGAAACCGCATAACAGAGAATGAAAATGGTCTTCTGCTTCTCAACTAGGAAGAACGAGGATAACTGCATAAGGACAAAAGATTTTACTGGATTCCGCTAGAAAACTTACTCTGAAAGGCtatattttgctttttttaatttcacgaAGCGACAAGGATACCCAATTCTACAAAATTCCATTCTTCCTATCAGTTCTGTTCCAGGAAATAGGCGAAATTAACCCCACTCCATTTACCTTGCCATCAAAGACAAATCCATCTGTCCCTCTCAAGGGATATAGTAAGGAACTAGAACAAGAAAGCACTACCATTATTGCCTATCTGCATTACAGCTTAtcagaaaaataaatggaaGCCAAGAAGGTTTAATTTACTGTAGAAATCAACTGATGAGTTATAATCTGGTCAATGTTTCAGAAGTGGAAACAAGGAGTAATGCTTCAAGTCTATAAAGAAGTACATTATGGAAATAAAATACCGAGAGacgaaaagaaaatacaaaatcagaaaaagaaattgaatgcAATATATACGTACATTGGCCAATCAACTGATAATAAGAATTCTAGTTTTGTAGAACTCTCagcataaattatgaaaaaaataggCTAACAgaatatcaataaaatattctaTATAATATAGGAGTGCTAAAAGAATGGACAGATGATGGGTACATTATTTAGTAGAAAAGAATGCATTTACATTAAAAGAAAGATGGCAGAAACATACCTTCATGGAGACAACAGGTGAGTATCCAAGATGATTTTGAGCTGCAGAGCAGTCAAAAGTTCTGGTGCGTGAAGCTAGTTGAAGCATGTAGTGAGGTGATACGCTGTAATTGTACAATTTGTCATTTCTACATTGATGAAGTGAGACAATACATGAAACCATCCAAGTAGGAACCTTTATGTAAGGTCTGCAATACAATTGACAACTTCAGTTAggcaaaaaatcattaaaagacTCGCACAATCAAAACAAAGGGAAAGACTATTTTTATTGCTTCAGCAACCAATGCAGCAGAAAGACAAAATCACACAAATTTTTACTAAAGCAACTAGAATTCAGAGAAGGAAATCAAACAGGATGGTAAAACATATAACAACAGATTCTGTATACCATAACGGTAGATATCATCTGCAATCCACTACTAAACAAGAAAGAAGATTATTCCTATGTAAAGATCCTTGCTGCTAATGGTATGGCAAAATTCAGCGGCACCTTGTGCTGGTGAATGATATATCATGCTTCACTTATTATGAAAATCAGGAGGCTTTACCTTTGATACCCTAAGCCTCCAAGTATGAGAGACACAAATTCCCAGAACATTATCGGCTCGAGATTTGTGATGAAAAAAGCCTGCATATTGGGAACATCTCCCTTAAACAAAGattcaatataaattaaaatatgagagAATTTTGCATATCTAATGACACTTTTAAGGAGAACCTTTCCAGCCACAGATACCACCCGAGAATCTAGAGTTTCTGCAGCACAGATATGAGCATGAGCAACATTCTCCGTATAGGTAAAGTCAGACATATTTTCACCGCATCCTGTAATAAACTGAAATAAGAAACCCAGTCAATGTAAAGagaattaaatagaaatattcCACGTTGCATCATAACATAAAAtagacattttttttctttttttgaaaagagCAAGagaaataatagaattttacAAACAGATATCCTCCTGCaccaaaagcataaaaaaaacctaaaaggcATAACAACTAAGGTTCTTATGTGAGATAAAtccaaaattgaaaagttagGATAAAAATGAGAGGTTTTTACAGGTTGGCTGTTGTATTTCTGTTTCAGCTACTATTGATAATAATCAGGAAGTTTCCAGATAAATAAGATAGTAGTAAAACTATAGCTCTATACAGATAAAGTTATATTGTTGAGACAGTTCACAAACCTTTGCCAAACCAGCTTTGGCTAGATTCACTAGCAAAGGCACAAACCGTGTATCACCTGGTCCAAAGACATTGCTAGGCCGAAGTACACATGTTAGAAGACCATCAATATTGTTTGCTAACCTGATTAGTCCTTCCGCTTGAAACTTAAGGTCAATCAGCATATCCTTAAACTGTATTGGTACGTTGATAAAATAAAGGACAGTTAGCAAACGACAAATAGTAACCAAATTCCAAAGTGTTTCATCAGATTGCAGCAATAGAAAACATACTTTCCCCGGGCAAATGAAAGACAAATCACCATCAATTATATCCCGTGATCCATCAAAAACAATATCTGCAGAACTGTTGTATACAAGTCGTCTAACTTTACATTCCCGGCATGCATTAATGACATTTTTTGCACCTGAATATATGATCTCCACAAGGGTATCAAttagaaatataatatataattacaaagcTAGAATATCAAATGAGGGGGGAAAAAACCACCAAAAGAGGGGGGAAAAGATCCATTACCTTGAACTATGATCATGTAACAATTATAGAAATCACGTATGTCTAAATCAGTTGGTTCCATGTAAAATACAACATCTGCACCTTTAGTTACTGCAAGTGGTGCATTGTCAACACGGAGTCAATTTCTCAAACATTCTCAATGTtgtaaggaaattttaaaactgaaaataaGACTAAAGATACTATATTATGAATTCAATGTATTTCCTCATCATATCAGTATCTTTCAGTTTCCTAACACAGAGAATTCAGAAACTACTATATTTTAGCTAATCTTCTTGCAACCAAACAATACCAATTCCATAAGTCCATCGTTGGTAAGtttgtaaaggaaaaataaataaaaaggattgatTAAACTCTAacatttttttcaacttttcaattatcaaaatatgtATTTCTCAGGAACAAAATATCGGTACCATAGACCTTAATTTTCCATTCATTCCAGCTAACTAAATCATCCGGTAAGACATCTTTGTtaccattttccattttatttttaatttctaataaaaagaaagttaaaacaAAAGGTTCTTCATTTCAATTAAGAAAGGACAATGTAAAACTGGTAAATCTGGAAAAtttgtttttccaaaaaaaaaaggcgTTTGAATTTAAAAGCAAACAACATTTTTGCAAATGTAGCAAAAGAAAAGCTATTTCAGTTACTAAAACACAGGACTTCACCTCTTTAAACTAAAGGTCAGTTTAGCATTACTTCTCTCACAAGTACTTTGGAGacaaaaaaacacttttaagaTAAAAGCAttgttaaacaaaatatttttaaggtttttaaaagTACTTcaaaaaaacactttgaaaaacacttttttgGCTAAATGTAAAAgcagaaaattttaacttttttcaaaagtattttttaactaaaagcacttttaaaaataaaataatgttaaactAGCGGATATAATTAGTGTTACTTTTACTTTATCGCAACGTCATTAGAAAGCAAAAGGGATcagctaaacctttaaaaaaataaaataattaactctTGCAAACATAATGATTAGCGCAGACTGGTTTCTCAgctaaaataaacttaaaatcaccctaaatttgaaaatatataataaaaaaatagataactGATCAAGTATGAAATGGTTATACATAAAGAGGTCTATATTCGCATATTGAACGTATATTTctttacatacatacatacatataatatataaatcattttattttcaaaaaatatatgaatcatTTTGCTTTTACCTATAATGATTTGAGATGTGTCGCGAACGTCGACATGGCAAAAGGAGGCTTGACCTGAGCAAAGAGCATTGGAGAGGAGAGAGTCGGAAACGGAAGGATCGGTGAGCAGCGAGTGAGAAGATGAATCGGCGACTCGGACGATCCAACCTCCGAGTTGCAGCAGCCTGGCAACGAGCGATCTCCCTAAGAATCCTCGGCCTCCGAGAACGACGCACGTCCTCTTCTCGGTGGCCACGTCATTCGCCGTCGTCTTCACCACCATTGTAGGGATCGCCAATGTGTTCGATTGGTATGCGGTGGATTACAATTATGGGCGTCGTTAACTAACGCGGTGTTTGGCGGGGAACCGTtgcattaatttctttttccttggcCTTCCTTgtttcagagaaaaaaaaagtaaaagaataaaaaaataaagcatatATATCTAGGAGAAGAGGGGGGGAAATAAAAGATAGTAGATAAAATGGATCGTGGGGGTTGGGGTCCAGCAATCGGTGGCGCCTTCAGGTGAAAACTACAACTCCAACTAAatgttattttgtctttttatttatttgccgCATTTTTTAAGgaacaattttcttattttttttttaaaattttttattttgatttaatatataacaTGATTTAGATTTGGTGAAATCAAACCCTGAAGTTGTTTTCTCTCTTAAAAATgtgttgaatttaaattattttcaagtaaatataactgtatcaaaataaaatttaattaatatattaaattataatttatatacaagtatttattctaaaatataataaaatataaaacatattatcacTTAGTATTAATATCAATTGATTAAGTCTTACCTTAGtagataatattattgttataataattaataaggTGTGAATTTGAACGTGTTTAAACATATTTGATCCTccgatttaaaaataaaatatacgaaTAATTTTAAACTTGTACGAGTAACTTGTGTTGCGCGTCTAAATGCTCCCTAAAAAATGTTAGCTTGATTGAAGCTCATGTTGGAAGGCTTGTTGGACATTCTAGTGGAGAAAAGACttagggttttttacaaaaataatataaaaaaataaaaaattaccaaaattttatacatttttttatttaccaaaatatatataattttttttatttaccaaaatatataaaaaacaaaaaaacaaaaaaaaaagaaaaaaaacctggACTAATTTGACAGTTCCCTGGGTGAAGGGAACActgttggcggcaccaaacaagggaaccttgttggcggcaccaaacaaggATTCCCTATTGGCGGCACCACTCGTGTTATAAACTCGAACTCTGTCCAgctgaaacaagaaaaatcaaaaaagaaaaagaaaagaaagaagaggtgctgcggaaaaaaagagaaaaagagagaaagagaagagaaaaatcaggtatttttttaaaaatatttgattatgttattgttatttttttgtatgatttgtattttttttttgttttagtttagttattaagattaaaatcaataaaactcaaattaatagttttagttagggttttattatcaaaatattacgaaaaaataaaaattttatagtattattattattattattattattattattattattattattattattattattgttagtaaaaattagtattatttttgtagttagttattaataattttagttagtattattttgtatataaaattattaatattattattgtgttagttattaggattagtggttaaatggctttcatgtacaaaattgaatattgaaacattagtttttttttatttaagttatttattatccGTGCAAGATGTTTTAcgatattttgtttattttttgacagattaaatattgaagatggatgctaagttttttgtatgcgtttatttcgacggagtcatcttgacaacaagtgttggatgtgtatttgaatgtcagCAACAAacagcaatgagatttaatagaaatgtctcgtttgatgaaatgaaggcaaggattaatgcaaaaattttaagacgttgtgggagaaggatagtaaaaattagaataattaaattgatacaaAAAAGTACAAACGTGTTAATGTACAAACATGTGCCATacacccctaaaattgatggttcgatggtgtAGTCCTAGGGGTATACCTATTCGAAGGTCGACGGTCACGTTCTGGGTACCCGCGACGACCGACATTATCATTTGGCGCAGGTGGTGGTGTAGTAAAAACAGGGAGGAAATCATTTTGAGCAGGTCCCTCATTCGGCAGCGACGAACTTGATGCATCTGAGGAAGTCCCATAATGCTGCGGATATGGGCCGGGTGAGTAGGATCCGAATAGTTCAAAGTCGTATGCATATTCTGGCCATGAGAAGCGCGGCAAATTGTCAGTGCCTGACAATTCCGGATGATAGCTATCTGAACCGACAAATCCAGATTGTTCCGGATCTGGCTGGGGCTCCTGCTCGGGCTCCGGTGGTTCCAGAGAATAATATGCCATGGGATCTGCATCATGCTCGGCCGCTGTGGACGATCCCCCATGTCGCTGTATGTACTGGGGGATTACAACCGACTGGCCTCCGTATAAATATGGCTTCCCGCAACTAATGTACCATTACATATACTCTTCTGATGGTTGCGAGTCGGTAGCCATAACCATCTGAGGTCTTCGATGAGATCGATCATTCCACAGCGCCACAAATTTTCGGTGCTTAATTCCCCAATCTATCACCAATTTTCCTCTCTTATTCTTTCCGTGCACTTCTCCCACCTCACACGGCGGATCCGGGATAGGTTGGATTGCACCAAACTGCCGTAGCACTCAATCCCCGTGATACCACTCGACcatgttgaaatttataattggtgcGTTAGTGCACCATATGTACGAATGCAAGTACGCAGACGAGGGTACCACGGCGGTAATTTCTGGCGTTCGGTACGGCGTCCATATAAACTGTatgattaataacatggttataaTTAGCCATAACGTGTGCGTAAGATATAGAAAGTAAGATGTCATGAATATGACTATagcatgaatattagaatagcatCTTACCCCGTCCCGGGCATACTGTTCAATCATGAGGTGGTATAGCGGGACATTGTACGACTGCCCAATACCCGGACGACCACTCCacctacaaaaaataaatatagcgTTTAGAGTTGGTTGGTAACATTAGTCAATATATTATGACTACAAATAACGAgaagttatattttatcacctgtTCAGCAGTGGATAAACATACGGTTGGTGTCAACCGATGCCAAAATGGCATCCGATCTGACGCCAGATCGCAATAAAGTGAGAGGCATCCGCCAATGTCGCAAACTTTCGGATCTGTCGCCCGACAAAGCTCTCGATACAAGACTGCTAGCACAGCTGAGCCCCAGCTATAGGAGCTAACACTGGACAAGTCAGCTAACAGGGGCAAGTACATCAAATGCACCTTGTCGTTGCTTGCATCAGGCATCAGTTCTCCCCCTACGATATGCATGATGTATGCTCGAGCAGCGCACATCAACTCGCATTCAGTGGCTGTCGCTGATAATTGTCCATACTTGGCTTTCAGCCATGTAAATGATACACCCGAAAAATATGACTCACCGTCCCCTGGTGAGTCTCCTAGAAGTTGATAGCAAAGTGCATTCGGATCGGTAAATGCAGATATTCCCGTTACGGGACTCCCGTCAATTGGGAGCCCAAGCTGCAACGCTACATCCTCCAAAGTCACCGTGCACTCCCCGCAcgaaaaatgaaaagtgtgggtctccgggcgccaccgctccactagcgcagataataaatcaaagcgCAATACGGTGTACCGAATCTGTGCTACGGACCCAAATCCGGCTAGCTCTAAGTACGGCATCAACCGTGCATCCGGAGTATTCTTCAAAACACTCACACGGCCTCTTAAAACTCGGTACGAGtcctgatagtgttaaattacagaaaaaatttTACGATAACATTATTTCTTTGTACGTctatcctttttaaataaatagaacccgtgattaataaataataactcaTCTGCGTTATTAACGTGATCGATATGTGGCTTTTTTGCTAATCAATGAAGCCATTGCGATGCTCGCAAGTtgaaaaaaagttagtaaaaactcttacttgaccatttgttcgtatttttctcctcattttattactttaaaaatatcttcatttctaatttttaattttacataatgttttaaatttattaatttagtgtgttttaaaattaatttactgtAAAAAACCATTATCCCCGCCATTTACTCGTATTATTTAGTGTATTtagtgtaaaattaatttataaatttagtgtgattttttcctttttttattcttttgttttttactttttttatatattttggtaaataaaaaattatatatattttggtaaataaaaaagttataatattttggtaatttttatttttatattatttttataaaacccataataaaacattacaaaaataataaaatatttaaaaataccaaaatattatatatatatatattttatttaccaaaataaaaaattactaaaaacgggtttTTATTTGGTGTAAGAAAAAATCCTTATCCCGCCATTTGCTCGTATTTTTtccgattttattactttcaataaaaatattttatttttattttattactttatattatttcatgacatttttttaaaatatttgtattaactatttctcaatttttaaaagttagtaatacactattattttggccatttgttcgtattttctctccgcattttattattttaaaaatatcgtcattttaaattttataattttatacttttcagtgcattatgtttaaaatttattaaagatataattttttcgcattttcttactttcgtgaatatataattttcgttttttcttttcgtattttatgttttcttaaatatatttctttatcattttacttttaatgttattttcctaacaaaactaatttcaacatcctaagtcaatttcataaaaaattcctaatcaaCATATAATGTGCATACCATGAATTTTTCATGCTAAATATATctcaaaaattatatatcttaaataaattaataaaatacgtaAAATgtacttaacattatttttaacacacaaatattacaaaatcttaaattaataataaaaataccttattttcttttttttccttccttcctcttcttcttctttctcttttttctcttccctttccttttctttccttatttttctttctttcctccctttccttttctttccttcttttctttctttcctctcctttccttttccttcttttcttgcttcctttctttcttcttcttcccctcTCCTTCTTCCCCCCACCAACCGACCACCCTTAATATTTAAGGTGGTGCCGCCAACAGGGAATCCTTGTTTGGTGTCGCCAACAAGGTTCCtttgtttggtgccgccaacagTGTTCCCTTCACCCAGGGAACTGTCAAATTAGTCCAggttttttttctgtttttttatatattttggtaaatagaaaaattatatatattttggtaaataaaaaaatgtataacattttggtaattttttattttttatattatttttgtaaaaaacccaaaGACTTATGATTTGGTGAAAGATAATTTTTATTGGCCAAAAATTGTGGAAACATGTTGTTAGAGTTGTGGAGAAATGCAACACATGTCAACAAGCCAAGATGAAAGCTCAAAATACAGGTTTGTAGACACTTCTTCCTACTCTCAACTTACTTTGGGAAGATGTGAGTGTGGACGTTCTCTTGGGACTTCCTAGAACAAAAAGGAGTTATGATTAGCGAATCGATTTTTAAAGATGAATTTTCTTTCATGTCACAAAGCTATGGATGCTACTCACAttgattatttgtattttaaaaaaagtgttTCTTGTGTCAGCTAAAGATGTGaagtttcataattttttgaGAACTCTGTTGAGGAAGTTGGCTAGCGCTTTAAAATTCAGCACTTCATACCACCTGATCAATGATAAAGCTGAAGTGGTGAATTATAACTTGGGATAGTGGGTGAGTAaaacttgatttgatttgatttttttttaaaattttgagttaatcaaatcaatatttgagttattcgatttttttagttaacttgaataagtaattcgaTTAATAGATTGATATTGATATCCCTTTGATCCTTGTCAATTTCGAAAAATAGTAAATTGAtatcttttaacaaaaaatataaaataattcaaaataagacTAATTTACCTATAAAGGCCCATTTCCAAGAATATTTACGGAAATGGGCCAATTTCTGCATTATTTACAGGAAATGGCCGATTTTGGAaaaacgcgtccacgtaagAGCGTTTTAGGGTGAAATTTTAGCAAAACGCGCCCCTgggggagcgattttgccatgtcagcacaaaacGCGCTGATGTGGACTCGCTCTGTTGAcgtggcaaaatcgctccccTAGGGGTGCATTTTGCTCCGTGTTTTTTCTAAGTTAAGGctttttgcatgtttagtcCCTATggttttttggtttagggttttagagttttaaaattagggttttgttaaaataatttagggttaGGTTTGtagggtttagagttttgttaaaataatttagggttttgggttttaagaattttaaaaaataaattaggatttagtgttctttttaaaaattaattaaatcgaGGTTTaagggttttaaataaataaataaaattagggtttagtgtttttaagaaaattaattaaattagggtttagttttttaaaaataatattgtgtttaggtttagggtttagggaaaattatattgacaataaggattttgttttttttttacagtagttcctaaaatataattttgagaatACGATTCTGAACAAATAGTGTGAAAAAcacttcaagcaggatgcactgtcaccaaaattattgaaaaaagctcccacatGGACTCTCTTTTTCTACAGTtgttcctgaaaaaataattt
This genomic window from Gossypium raimondii isolate GPD5lz chromosome 10, ASM2569854v1, whole genome shotgun sequence contains:
- the LOC105778202 gene encoding 3beta-hydroxysteroid-dehydrogenase/decarboxylase, with the protein product MVVKTTANDVATEKRTCVVLGGRGFLGRSLVARLLQLGGWIVRVADSSSHSLLTDPSVSDSLLSNALCSGQASFCHVDVRDTSQIIIVTKGADVVFYMEPTDLDIRDFYNCYMIIVQGAKNVINACRECKVRRLVYNSSADIVFDGSRDIIDGDLSFICPGKFKDMLIDLKFQAEGLIRLANNIDGLLTCVLRPSNVFGPGDTRFVPLLVNLAKAGLAKFITGCGENMSDFTYTENVAHAHICAAETLDSRVVSVAGKAFFITNLEPIMFWEFVSLILGGLGYQRPYIKVPTWMVSCIVSLHQCRNDKLYNYSVSPHYMLQLASRTRTFDCSAAQNHLGYSPVVSMKDGIKLTIQSFSHLANDSFYTKYGNFNEQSKAEKMLGSGIVADILLWRDERRTFACFFTLVLVYCWFFLCGRTFASSFADLLLLVIVALYGHGILSSKICGFAVQEIPSSRFKVTESEAQQAMTSIAHTWNKGVRRIKSLAKGEDWSKFFRVVISIYLFKSIQAYSVAVLFGSVLVFAFTAFFVYDQYEAEIDALRILIFCGMVELKGLLLRKLPASISSFSQHDNVLHQEKVPARVKEWK